The Eremothecium gossypii ATCC 10895 chromosome IV, complete sequence genome contains a region encoding:
- the MRPL16 gene encoding mitochondrial 54S ribosomal protein uL16m (Syntenic homolog of Saccharomyces cerevisiae YBL038W (MRPL16)): protein MLSVMVPRWTHVATGVSPVRLCKRFSHQYAPRLSQQDKKHKGRVPVRTGGSIKGNTLEFARYGMRLKTEGVRLTALQLTEADNSIMRTVRQLTNGKLWRRLCTNVAVGVKGNETRMGKGKGGFDHWMARVPTGKIIFEMDGDNLHEKVAREAFRKAGTKLPGTYEFVKRDSLVRVGLHSFKNPADDPKVNYFEKLAKEPTKEYLNKLRSKENMYRLYRGR from the coding sequence ATGCTGAGTGTTATGGTGCCCCGTTGGACGCATGTTGCAACGGGAGTGTCGCCTGTGCGCCTTTGCAAACGGTTTTCGCATCAGTATGCACCACGGCTGAGCCAGCAGGACAAGAAGCACAAGGGTCGTGTCCCTGTGCGGACCGGAGGATCCATCAAGGGCAACACGCTAGAGTTTGCACGGTATGGAATGCGGCTGAAGACCGAGGGTGTGCGGCTAACAGCCCTGCAGCTCACTGAGGCAGACAACTCGATCATGCGGACGGTGCGGCAACTGACGAATGGCAAGCTGTGGCGGCGGCTGTGCACGAACGTGGCAGTGGGCGTGAAGGGTAACGAGACCAGAATGGGGAAAGGTAAGGGTGGCTTTGACCACTGGATGGCACGTGTGCCCACAGGGAAAATTATCTTCGAGATGGACGGCGACAACCTGCACGAGAAGGTCGCGCGCGAAGCGTTTCGGAAGGCAGGCACCAAGCTTCCAGGCACGTACGAGTTTGTAAAGCGGGATTCGCTGGTGCGCGTTGGCCTGCACAGCTTCAAGAACCCTGCTGATGATCCGAAGGTCAACTACTTCGAGAAGCTTGCGAAGGAGCCTACGAAAGAGTACCTGAACAAGTTGAGATCGAAAGAAAATATGTACAGGCTGTACCGCGGCCGTTGA
- the RFC5 gene encoding replication factor C subunit 5 (Syntenic homolog of Saccharomyces cerevisiae YBR087W (RFC5)), which yields MSLWVDKHRPKSLTSLSHTASLTKQLEALAGSAKDLPHILLYGPNGSGKKTRCMGLLASIFGAGVYKLKIDVRQFVTPSNKKLELNVVSSPYHIEITPSDMGHNDRIVIQELLKEIAQMEQVDFQSGSEGLARRYKSVIINEAESLTRDAQAALRRTMEKYSRNIRVIMLCDSLSSIIAPIKSRCMLVRVPAPAPAEMVAIMERVCTQEGVTASEHKLYEIAEFADGNLRLALLTLESMCIQHNLKLTDTSTTVTPDWMLVVCRLANKVLKERTVGSLVECRGILYDLLSHCIPPDIILHELAFALLKMVSSDPVKLAVIDLASVFDERLALGNKAIYHLEGFLAKVMCSIDCHV from the coding sequence ATGTCACTTTGGGTTGACAAGCATAGACCGAAGTCGTTGACCAGCCTTTCACATACGGCATCGCTTACCAAGCAGCTCGAGGCTTTAGCAGGTTCTGCGAAGGACCTGCCGCATATTTTACTTTACGGGCCCAATGGAAGTGGGAAGAAGACACGGTGCATGGGGCTCCTTGCAAGTATCTTTGGAGCAGGTGTATACAAATTAAAGATTGATGTGCGGCAATTTGTTACGCCATCTAACAAGAAGCTCGAGCTCAACGTCGTCAGCAGCCCATACCACATCGAGATCACGCCGAGCGACATGGGGCACAATGACCGGATCGTGATTCAGGAGTTGTTGAAGGAGATTGCGCAGATGGAGCAGGTGGATTTCCAGAGCGGATCGGAGGGGCTAGCGCGGAGGTACAAGAGTGTGATCATCAACGAGGCCGAATCGCTCACGCGCGATGCGCAGGCCGCGTTGCGGCGAACGATGGAGAAATACTCCCGCAATATTCGTGTGATCATGTTGTGTGATTCCCTTTCGAGCATAATTGCGCCGATCAAGTCGCGTTGCATGCTCGTGCGAGTacctgcgccagcgcccGCGGAGATGGTTGCCATCATGGAACGCGTATGCACACAGGAGGGGGTTACAGCCTCTGAGCATAAGTTGTACGAGATCGCAGAGTTTGCAGATGGGAATCTACGACTTGCTCTTCTTACGCTTGAATCCATGTGCATCCAACACAACCTTAAGTTGACCGATACGTCGACAACCGTTACCCCTGACTGGATGCTGGTGGTCTGCCGGCTCGCAAACAAAGTGCTAAAGGAACGTACAGTGGGCAGTCTCGTGGAGTGCAGGGGCATCCTATATGATCTTCTCTCACACTGCATACCGCCAGACATCATTTTACATGAGCTTGCTTTCGCCCTCTTGAAGATGGTCTCTTCGGACCCAGTGAAACTTGCGGTCATCGATCTCGCCAGTGTATTTGACGAGCGCTTGGCACTGGGCAACAAGGCCATCTACCATCTTGAGGGGTTCCTAGCTAAAGTTATGTGCAGCATCGACTGCCACGTATAG
- the APL3 gene encoding Apl3p (Syntenic homolog of Saccharomyces cerevisiae YBL037W (APL3)), with amino-acid sequence MPSKPMNNSMRGLQLFIADLKSAQLQQTQQKRIQSELVNIKTNFGTSGLNGYQRKKYIAKLVYIYITTNTAKVGEVLFGLEQCLVLLKSSVYSEKAIGYQALELLMHHKEAQESVLFPVIEQVKLDLTSADTDTVALALNFLGIAGGCSRTVGNQLFYDVFKILKSPLAPSLLRSKAALAFLMLVRKSPEVLTDQDDATLAEWVRCIFALLDDEKNYGLILAGVPLIEYFARHVAYDQCIKLVPKLIQILYSCVVVAKDNPNEFPEEYRFAKMPNPWLVSNISKLLNVLITPSDSHGRFTSLNIDQQSLGRLRLCVTKVIEFNGIQGTLSNATQHAILFTLINLACKLDPTADALNNSVAVLTSLLGSKDTNIRYLTLDALTKMSFSSGGRVKDTLRKDYLPRLLQILQEERDASIVCKVLDLLYALASEENVEYIVEQLLHFLASSTKRPLSIRNDLCVKVAALIENSSKSPEWVALSLLKLLSLTPVESNSTKGDMICQRVCYLVVNEERLRKVTCMNLVNYLLAPAPSTCILKASAFIFGEYANLLLENISIGDLFNVFAEKYFQSDNTTRAMILTTLIKLYRFNPAIGSAAIKFYQLELTSLDLELQTRAYQYLKIIQLDKLKKHDMKLLDTIFSEMPPFPRKKALFAPDNATGEFSEDSELPSFTDNIPSSKSNSRAPTPAPTPPPSRNIKTTYTSVTLSDGWESGFKRMLLHQQGVFYKNSLLKVLYRIIQNPSQPSISIVSLTTVNNAELPITGFYPEVIPFRTSGNPSYITNVTEMSNFTIEPGQRTNFSFELQTRYSFPVIEAPIVTFNFRYGGHNRDIGLKLGYGITSTISSKDNVSTMAQFIQRWKTISDALGHHGEAQDVLDPESSTQLEVNLQRMGFAIVEQESVPHTVFATGIVHTKSSGNFGCLLKLMITDSAVKLTCKTTSDGSLAQELVECVVQAFHSTT; translated from the coding sequence ATGCCGTCGAAGCCAATGAACAATAGCATGCGGGGCCTACAACTTTTTATTGCAGACCTAAAGTCTGCACAGTTGCAGCAGACACAACAGAAGCGCATACAGTCGGAGCTCGTGAACATCAAGACGAATTTCGGAACGAGTGGGCTGAATGGATACCAGCGTAAGAAGTATATAGCGAAGCTGGTCTACATCTACATCACAACAAATACAGCCAAAGTAGGGGAGGTGCTGTTTGGGTTGGAGCAATGTTTGGTGCTGCTGAAATCAAGCGTGTACTCTGAAAAGGCGATTGGATACCAGGCTTTAGAGTTGCTCATGCATCATAAGGAGGCTCAGGAGAGCGTGCTTTTCCCGGTCATTGAGCAGGTGAAGCTTGACCTAACCAGCGCAGATACGGACACTGTCGCTTTGGCGCTCAACTTCCTTGGAATTGCGGGTGGTTGCAGTCGAACAGTCGGGAACCAGTTGTTTTATGATGTGTTCAAGATTTTGAAGTCGCCGCTTGCTCCATCTTTGTTGAGGTCCAAGGCTGCGTTGGCATTTCTAATGTTGGTTAGAAAGTCTCCGGAAGTGTTAACGGACCAGGATGACGCGACTTTGGCTGAATGGGTACGCTGCATATTTGCGCTTCTGGATGATGAGAAGAACTATGGTCTCATCCTTGCCGGGGTGCCGCTTATTGAGTATTTCGCACGTCATGTCGCATATGACCAATGCATAAAGCTGGTTCCGAAGCTGATTCAGATCCTTTACAGTTGCGTGGTGGTCGCCAAAGATAATCCGAACGAATTTCCAGAGGAATACCGGTTTGCAAAGATGCCCAATCCGTGGCTTGTAAGCAATATTTCCAAACTGTTGAATGTTCTGATCACACCAAGCGACTCTCACGGCAGATTCACTTCTTTGAACATTGATCAACAGAGCCTGGGCAGATTGCGTCTCTGTGTGACCAAGGTGATTGAATTTAACGGCATCCAAGGTACGCTCTCCAACGCTACCCAGCACGCGATTTTATTCACTCTCATCAACCTTGCCTGCAAGTTAGATCCAACTGCGGATGCTCTCAATAACTCGGTGGCCGTACTTACATCTTTGCTAGGATCAAAGGACACAAATATTCGTTACTTAACCCTGGATGCCCTCACCAAAATGTCTTTCAGTTCTGGTGGCCGTGTGAAGGACACTTTAAGGAAGGACTACTTGCCCCGCTTGCTACAAATTTTGCAGGAAGAGCGGGATGCGTCGATCGTATGCAAGGTTTTGGACCTGCTCTATGCCCTCGCTAGCGAGGAAAATGTTGAATACATCGTTGAGCAGCTTTTACATTTTCTCGCGAGTTCTACCAAGAGGCCATTATCGATTAGAAATGACCTTTGCGTCAAAGTTGCCGCACTTATTGAAAACTCTTCGAAGAGCCCTGAATGGGTGGCGCTGTCACTTTTGAAACTATTGTCGCTTACGCCGGTTGAGTCAAACAGCACCAAGGGTGACATGATATGCCAACGGGTGTGCTACCTGGTAGTGAACGAAGAGCGGCTGCGGAAGGTAACTTGTATGAACCTAGTTAACTATTTGTTGGCACCTGCCCCTTCTACCTGCATATTGAAAGCTAGTGCGTTCATATTTGGCGAGTATGCCAATCTTCTGTTGGAAAATATATCTATTGGCGACTTATTCAATGTATTTGCCGAAAAGTACTTCCAATCTGATAATACCACTAGAGCCATGATTCTAACCACCCTTATCAAACTTTATAGGTTCAATCCTGCGATTGGCAGCGCTGCAATCAAATTTTATCAATTGGAGCTCACGTCACTGGATTTGGAGCTACAGACGCGCGCATATCAGTATCTCAAAATCATCCAGTTGGACAAGTTAAAAAAGCATGACATGAAGCTACTCGATACTATTTTCAGCGAGATGCCTCCATTTCCCAGAAAGAAAGCTCTCTTTGCTCCCGATAACGCGACCGGGGAATTTTCGGAAGATAGCGAGCTTCCCTCGTTTACCGACAATATACCGAGCAGTAAGTCTAATTCCCGAGCGCCGACTCCAGCGCCGACACCGCCGCCATCCAGGAATATCAAGACAACTTATACTAGTGTTACTCTGTCTGATGGATGGGAATCTGGGTTCAAGCGTATGCTTTTGCACCAGCAGGGCGTGTTCTACAAAAACTCGCTGCTGAAGGTCCTATACCGCATTATCCAGAATCCTTCACAGCCCTCAATATCGATAGTTTCACTGACCACTGTGAACAATGCTGAGCTGCCGATCACTGGCTTTTACCCAGAGGTAATTCCGTTTCGAACCAGCGGCAACCCTTCATACATCACTAATGTCACAGAGATGAGCAACTTCACCATTGAGCCTGGTCAAAGAACAAACTTCTCATTCGAACTTCAAACAAGGTATAGCTTCCCAGTGATCGAAGCACCTATTGTCACTTTCAACTTCCGTTACGGAGGCCACAACAGAGACATAGGGCTTAAGCTGGGTTATGGTATCACCTCCACAATTAGCTCCAAGGACAATGTCTCCACAATGGCGCAGTTTATCCAGCGCTGGAAAACCATCAGCGACGCACTGGGTCATCACGGCGAGGCGCAGGACGTGCTAGATCCGGAATCATCGACCCAGCTAGAAGTGAACCTCCAGCGGATGGGGTTTGCCATAGTTGAGCAGGAGTCGGTGCCCCACACTGTTTTCGCGACAGGTATTGTTCATACTAAATCCTCCGGCAACTTCGGTTGCCTGCTAAAGCTTATGATCACCGACAGCGCGGTTAAGCTCACATGCAAAACCACCTCCGACGGCTCACTTGCCCAAGAACTAGTCGAATGCGTCGTCCAAGCGTTTCATAGCACTACTTAG
- a CDS encoding pyridoxal phosphate homeostasis protein (Syntenic homolog of Saccharomyces cerevisiae YBL036C): MLGRAVGRGGKVAALRWSSKMTSQDSSRKKELCAAYSVVDERVSRSMEECGRRRSEVLLLAVSKLKPASDVAILYEEMGLRHFGENYVQELVGKAAELPGDIQWHFIGALQSNKCKDLAKVVNLHAVETIDSLKKARKLEEARAKFQPDAPAILCSIEVNTSGEAQKAGVSDEAELCELVEFFLSEDAKHVRLRGLMTIGSWDASHAADGENPEFAALAKWKRVLDGKYGLNLELSMGMSADFAAAMRQGSSEVRIGTDIFGARPARK; encoded by the coding sequence ATGCTAGGCAGGGCCGTTGGGCGAGGTGGAAAGGTTGCAGCATTGAGGTGGAGCAGCAAGATGACATCACAGGATAGTAGTCGGAAGAAAGAGCTATGTGCAGCGTACAGCGTAGTGGATGAGCGGGTTTCGCGCAGCATGGAAGAATGCGGACGTAGAAGGTCGGAGGTTCTATTGCTTGCCGTTTCTAAACTGAAACCTGCGTCGGATGTGGCGATACTGTACGAGGAAATGGGGCTGCGGCACTTTGGAGAGAACTACGTGCAGGAGCTGGTGGGGAAGGCAGCAGAGCTGCCGGGCGATATCCAGTGGCACTTTATCGGGGCGCTGCAGAGTAACAAGTGCAAGGACCTGGCGAAGGTAGTGAACCTGCATGCGGTGGAGACCATCGACTCGCTAAAGAAGGCGCGgaagctggaggaggcgcgTGCGAAGTTCCAGCCGGACGCGCCTGCGATCCTGTGTAGCATTGAGGTGAACACATCTGGCGAAGCGCAGAAGGCGGGTGTCTCGGATGAGGCAGAGCTGTGCGAGCTGGTGGAGTTCTTTCTGTCCGAAGATGCAAAGCACGTGCGCTTGCGCGGACTGATGACAATTGGGTCATGGGACGCCTCTCACGCGGCGGACGGGGAAAACCCGGAGTTCGCTGCGCTGGCCAAGTGGAAGCGAGTACTGGACGGCAAGTATGGGCTCAATCTGGAGCTTTCTATGGGTATGAGTGCCGACTTTGCTGCGGCAATGCGGCAGGGCTCCTCTGAGGTGCGCATCGGGACGGACATATTTGGCGCCCGCCCAGCACGCAAATAG
- the IST2 gene encoding Ist2p (Syntenic homolog of Saccharomyces cerevisiae YBR086C (IST2)) produces the protein MSELAELDPNFVINAPAERRALEKLMERLDKLGVASRVRPGTSSNSVYVFVRDSSGQLVPELKGMAVEEIIPLYGGEQRKRLEHLAKEMMYRRLFPSTGDLTELATLTRNPEMALYFAFQKTYTLWLLPLAAVGAAFRFFAKATPWEFNMFYAIALLVWGMAFATFWNHSTERWYSEKLGFKNIVPLSEPKSVVMKKLCFTPIAITFMVCMVCFQFVCFMLEIYITQIYNGPLGFLLALIPTVLLSAYVPVLTAVYNVFVNKLVKWENAANPERSRVEKNYALSFLTSYVPLLITLFVYLPMGHMLNPQMNLIAKYSQRYGIPVIGRHFMINTERYRTQFFYFTVTNQLVAMAVDNILPIVMGVILPRIKGHTKSDSELNRARALTAEQYPKDIELVEHVRTCMLGPWGPFKLHDNVSKLVIQFGYVVMFSTIWPLAPLICVIFNIVISKFDIWRALKKHTPSSNPNTYKSKNLGLALTSLSPWNPILEFTVWVASVVSPALIIMYRHSNLPGFARPLEKHSTWFIHSPIRYDWKLIFIYVAVAEHLGLLLHFVLSKIAGAPASNDSDVSPSLLKRELATANKHFDNSAAIPEAEDITQRIKSNYTTKREISQEYATRASGVDDTRTSVRNFEEEQAPRIVTTTEHNISHRKQAMPAAIAQVAPKTAAPVHERSTFDRKPSCSSLGSSGSLYSSVAGATLPHKIPTSKNYDERQGYPTPTQSNSMTSTKISIGNGDHSHSAHSRNGGAIPGSAYTQQPTIVTNGSGEHYEGNGISTRVPQTVIVSETQNGNGNGGSRHYPAQEIVIDRIIVAAPEDLEASNVVVAPPNDTQFVNDKALELPVLKAPPPPEEDDYIIAPHLKTPPGDMRSASLPSSKQSVVQRRKSSSRKTLSILMRATTGKDGSSSEHKHKHKVKNTLNLLKKRFD, from the coding sequence ATGTCAGAACTAGCTGAGTTAGATCCTAACTTTGTGATCAATGCCCCAGCCGAGCGACGGGCGCTGGAGAAGCTGATGGAGCGGCTGGACAAGCTTGGGGTGGCGTCCCGGGTTCGGCCGGGGAccagcagcaacagcgTGTACGTGTTTGTGCGGGACAGCAGCGGGCAGTTGGTACCGGAGCTGAAGGGGATGGCGGTGGAAGAGATCATTCCATTGTATGGAGGGGAGCAGCGGAAACGGCTCGAGCACCTTGCGAAGGAGATGATGTATCGGCGCTTATTTCCGTCCACCGGGGACTTGACGGAGCTCGCTACACTGACGCGGAACCCGGAGATGGCTCTTTACTTTGCGTTCCAAAAAACGTACACCCTGTGGCTTTTGCCTCTGGCTGCGGTCGGGGCTGCGTTCCGGTTCTTCGCGAAGGCGACGCCATGGGAGTTCAATATGTTTTACGCAATTGCACTGCTGGTATGGGGTATGGCCTTCGCCACGTTTTGGAACCACAGTACGGAGCGTTGGTACTCAGAAAAGCTAGGGTTCAAAAACATTGTTCCTCTGAGTGAACCGAAGTCGGTTGTCATGAAGAAGTTATGTTTCACCCCAATTGCCATTACCTTCATGGTGTGTATGGTTTGCTTTCAATTTGTCTGCTTTATGCTGGAGATCTACATCACTCAGATATACAATGGTCCGCTCGGATTTTTGCTGGCCTTGATACCCACTGTCTTATTGTCGGCCTACGTTCCGGTTCTGACGGCCGTCTACAACGTTTTTGTCAACAAATTGGTTAAATGGGAGAACGCTGCGAACCCTGAGCGTTCGAGAGTAGAAAAGAACTATGCCCTTTCGTTTTTGACGAGCTACGTTCCACTGTTGATAACGTTGTTTGTATACTTGCCCATGGGACACATGCTGAATCCGCAGATGAATCTAATTGCCAAATACTCACAACGTTACGGCATTCCAGTAATTGGTAGACATTTTATGATCAACACGGAACGTTACAGGACACAGTTTTTCTACTTCACCGTTACAAACCAACTCGTGGCTATGGCTGTCGACAATATTCTGCCAATTGTAATGGGAGTAATCCTTCCGCGCATCAAGGGACATACAAAGTCGGATTCCGAGCTTAACAGAGCGCGTGCTCTGACGGCAGAGCAGTATCCTAAAGATATCGAATTGGTGGAGCATGTCAGGACATGCATGCTTGGGCCATGGGGTCCCTTCAAGCTCCATGACAACGTTTCGAAGTTGGTGATCCAGTTTGGCTATGTCGTGATGTTTTCGACCATATGGCCATTGGCTCCTCTAATATGTGTTATATTTAACATTGTCATTTCCAAGTTTGATATATGGCGCGCTTTAAAGAAACACACACCTTCTTCGAACCCGAACACTTACAAGTCCAAAAACCTTGGTCTTGCATTAACCTCCCTTTCTCCTTGGAACCCCATCCTTGAATTTACAGTGTGGGTCGCTTCTGTTGTATCTCCAGCCTTAATTATAATGTACAGACACTCCAATCTTCCAGGATTTGCAAGACCGCTTGAGAAACATAGTACCTGGTTCATCCATTCGCCTATTCGCTATGACTGGAAGTTAATTTTCATTTATGTTGCGGTAGCAGAGCACCTGGGATTGTTGCTACATTTTGTCTTATCGAAGATAGCTGGTGCCCCTGCTTCCAATGATTCTGATGTTAGCCCCAGTTTGCTAAAGCGAGAGCTAGCTACGGCGAACAAACATTTTGACAATTCAGCAGCTATCCCCGAGGCAGAAGATATTACTCAAAGAATCAAATCTAACTATACGACCAAGAGAGAAATATCTCAAGAATATGCTACAAGGGCCTCTGGAGTTGATGATACGAGGACTTCTGTCCGCAATTTTGAAGAAGAACAAGCCCCACGCATTGTGACTACCACTGAACATAATATTTCTCACAGAAAACAGGCGATGCCGGCTGCCATAGCTCAAGTTGCGCCAAAAACAGCTGCTCCAGTACATGAGCGGTCCACATTTGACAGAAAGCCATCCTGTAGCAGCTTAGGCTCATCGGGTTCGTTGTATTCATCCGTTGCTGGCGCTACCCTTCCTCATAAGATTCCTACATCCAAGAATTACGATGAAAGGCAAGGGTATCCGACTCCTACTCAGTCTAATAGTATGACCTCCACCAAGATATCCATAGGTAATGGCGATCACAGTCACAGTGCTCATTCCAGAAATGGTGGTGCTATACCGGGTTCTGCATATACGCAACAACCAACTATAGTAACGAATGGAAGTGGTGAACACTATGAAGGTAACGGTATTTCTACACGCGTCCCTCAGACAGTTATTGTTAGTGAAACACAAAATGGTAATGGGAATGGAGGTAGCCGTCATTATCCAGCCCAGGAAATAGTTATTGATCGCATTATCGTTGCAGCTCCAGAGGACCTTGAAGCCAGTAACGTAGTGGTTGCACCACCTAATGACACGCAGTTTGTCAACGACAAGGCGTTGGAACTCCCCGTATTGAAGGCACCGCCCCCACCTGAGGAAGATGACTACATCATTGCCCCTCACTTAAAAACACCTCCAGGCGATATGAGAAGTGCTTCACTTCCGTCTAGTAAGCAATCAGTCGTTCAAAGGAGAAAATCAAGTTCGAGAAAAACGCTCTCAATACTAATGAGAGCTACGACCGGGAAAGATGGTTCTTCTTCTGAGCATAAACACAAACACAAAGTGAAAAATACCTTGAATTTGCTGAAAAAGAGATTTGATTGA